The following proteins come from a genomic window of Oncorhynchus masou masou isolate Uvic2021 chromosome 25, UVic_Omas_1.1, whole genome shotgun sequence:
- the LOC135514174 gene encoding frizzled-10-B-like — translation MHSFAKLTLFNVLLVCLSCGCSAISSVDPDRPGEGRCQQIVISLCKDIGYNMTRMPNLMGHEDQNEAAIKIHEFVPLIEFGCHTHLKFFLCSLYAPMCTEQVSTPIPACRVMCEQARQKCSPIMEQFNFHWPDSLDCSRLPNKNDPNNLCMEAPNNGSDESPKGSHTQPPDFRLQRPIKGQDLHVKDKESKETCSNPGKFHYVQKSESCAPKCYPKVDVYWSQGDKQFSLVWMAIWSILCFVSSSFTVLTFLIDPQRFKYPERPIIFLSMSYCVYSVGYLIRLFVGADNIACDRDGGVQYIIQEGLESTGCTIVFLILYYFGMASSLWWVILTLTWFLAAGKKWGHEAIEANSSYFHLAAWAIPAVKTIMILVMRKVAGDELTGVCYVGSMDVKALTCFVLIPLSCYLIIGTSFLLSGFVALFHIRKVMKTEGENTDKLEKLMVRIGVFSVLYTVPATCVIACYFYERLNMDYWRSLAVEQKCVDSSRNNAESEECGMKSSIPAVEIFMVKIFMLLVVGITSGMWIWTSKTLQSWQNVFSRKLKKRTRRKPASVFTSSGPYIKPHPALKGHNTKYEPTRPPPTCV, via the coding sequence ATGCATTCCTTTGCCAAACTGACCCTTTTCAATGTGCTGCTGGTCTGTCTGAGTTGTGGCTGCTCAGCTATTAGCTCCGTAGACCCAGACCGGCCAGGTGAGGGGAGATGTCAACAGATTGTCATCTCCCTGTGTAAGGACATTGGTTACAACATGACTAGGATGCCCAATCTGATGGGCCACGAGGACCAGAATGAGGCAGCCATCAAGATACATGAGTTTGTCCCTCTCATAGAGTTTGGATGCCACACTCACCTCAAGTTTTTTCTCTGTTCGCTGTATGCACCTATGTGCACGGAGCAGGTGTCAACCCCCATACCTGCCTGCAGAGTGATGTGTGAGCAGGCCAGGCAAAAGTGCTCCCCTATCATGGAGCAGTTCAACTTCCACTGGCCTGACTCCCTGGACTGCTCCAGACTACCCAACAAAAATGACCCAAACAACCTATGTATGGAGGCCCCCAACAACGGCTCAGATGAGTCCCCAAAAGGCTCCCACACTCAACCTCCTGACTTCAGGCTTCAAAGGCCCATAAAAGGCCAGGACCTGCATGTGAAGGACAAGGAGAGCAAGGAGACCTGTAGTAACCCAGGCAAGTTCCACTATGTACAGAAGAGTGAGTCCTGTGCTCCCAAGTGCTACCCCAAAGTGGATGTGTACTGGAGTCAGGGAGATAAGCAGTTCTCTCTGGTGTGGATGGCCATCTGGTCCATCCTCTGCTTCGTCTCCAGCTCATTCACTGTCCTCACCTTCCTTATCGACCCGCAGCGCTTCAAATACCCTGAGAGGCCCATTATCTTCCTCTCTATGTCCTACTGTGTTTACTCTGTGGGCTACCTGATCCGTCTGTTTGTGGGGGCAGACAACATCGCCTGTGACCGGGACGGTGGGGTCCAGTACATCATTCAGGAGGGTCTGGAAAGCACCGGCTGCACCATCGTCTTCCTCATCCTCTACTACTTTGGCATGGCCAGCTCCCTCTGGTGGGTCATCCTCACACTCACCTGGTTCCTGGCTGCAGGGAAGAAGTGGGGTCACGAGGCCATTGAGGCCAACAGCAGCTACTTCCACCTGGCAGCCTGGGCCATCCCGGCCGTCAAGACCATCATGATCCTGGTGATGAGGAAGGTGGCGGGGGACGAGCTGACGGGGGTGTGCTACGTGGGCAGCATGGACGTGAAAGCTCTCACATGCTTCGTGCTCATCCCACTCTCCTGCTACCTCATCATCGGCACCTCCTTCCTGCTGTCGGGCTTCGTGGCCCTGTTCCACATCCGCAAGGTCATGAAGACGGAGGGGGAGAACACGGATAAACTGGAGAAGCTGATGGTGCGGATCGGCGTGTTCTCAGTCCTTTACACTGTACCGGCCACCTGCGTTATTGCTTGCTACTTCTACGAGAGGCTCAACATGGACTACTGGAGGAGCCTGGCCGTGGAGCAGAAGTGTGTTGACAGCAGCAGGAACAATGCAGAGTCTGAGGAGTGTGGTATGAAGAGCTCCATCCCGGCTGTGGAGATCTTCATGGTTAAGATCTTTATGCTTTTAGTTGTGGGCATCACGAGTGGCATGTGGATATGGACCTCAAAGACACTGCAGTCGTGGCAGAATGTGTTTAGCAGGAAGTTGAAGAAGAGGACGAGGAGGAAGCCTGCCAGTGTGTTCACAAGCAGTGGGCCTTACATCAAGCCTCACCCAGCACTTAAAGGGCACAACACGAAGTATGAGCCTACCAGGCCCCCTCCAACATGCGTATGA